One window of Vibrio atlanticus genomic DNA carries:
- the rlmJ gene encoding 23S rRNA (adenine(2030)-N(6))-methyltransferase RlmJ — translation MEYRHQCHVGDHGDALKHPVLSALVKSLMQQHSRLNVIDTHSGTGCYDLTTAPSNHAGEFAEGVGYLWRNKAYLPPAFASFMSVLEYYNPNQLISLYPGSAAITYQQGRSQDSFYFSDIQQDEADLLQTNIETLQRDLDVSSKLTISAGDGLKALPDDVAKHDNHHLIVIDPPYETDSEYLAVIDALVKAYQQSEKVSALIWYPLYTDDKSSLILNHCVTAVKDGLLPSPIKSELRLRDPKGDDRLIGSGLLLFNPPQGISGIVADTLDYLHRQLSTSGEGYWQMRSL, via the coding sequence ATGGAATATCGACATCAATGTCATGTAGGCGACCACGGTGATGCACTGAAGCATCCAGTATTGAGTGCACTGGTTAAATCATTAATGCAGCAACACTCTCGCCTCAATGTTATCGACACGCACTCAGGAACAGGGTGCTACGACCTCACTACAGCGCCAAGCAATCACGCGGGTGAGTTCGCTGAAGGGGTCGGGTACTTGTGGCGAAACAAAGCTTATCTTCCTCCAGCATTCGCTTCTTTTATGTCGGTGCTGGAATACTACAATCCGAATCAACTTATCTCTCTCTATCCGGGCTCAGCAGCCATCACTTACCAACAAGGCCGCAGCCAAGACAGTTTCTATTTTTCAGACATTCAGCAAGATGAAGCTGATTTACTGCAAACTAATATTGAGACGTTACAACGTGACCTCGATGTCTCAAGCAAGCTGACTATTTCCGCGGGTGATGGGCTTAAAGCGTTGCCTGACGACGTTGCAAAACACGATAATCATCACCTGATTGTTATCGATCCTCCCTATGAAACCGATTCTGAATATCTCGCGGTGATCGATGCCTTGGTTAAGGCGTATCAACAATCTGAGAAGGTATCTGCACTAATTTGGTACCCGCTTTACACGGATGACAAGAGCTCACTGATTCTGAATCACTGTGTTACTGCAGTGAAAGATGGTTTGCTGCCAAGTCCGATTAAGTCGGAGCTTCGCCTTCGAGACCCTAAGGGTGATGATCGCCTAATCGGCAGTGGTTTGTTGTTATTCAACCCACCACAAGGCATTTCAGGAATAGTCGCAGATACGCTTGATTATTTACACCGCCAACTCTCGACTAGTGGTGAAGGCTACTGGCAAATGAGAAGCCTATAG
- a CDS encoding insulinase family protein produces MKTYYLATALCLALVGCSSTSKTNETFIQPDPAWTSGQLENGFTYHVYPDHEAPVSVRLVVHAGSIQETYQQEGYAHFVEHMAFNGSKNFSQNDVIALFEDAGASFGADINAYTSYEETVYQLDLPDNVQLQSALTWMRDIGDGLDLTSSEVEKEKGVVLGEFRMARLDDKSFPEVFYDHFIEGGPYESQDALGTKESVVNATSQSLTDFYQTWYQPQIAELVVSGDVDIDTVIPLIEAKFSSWQRGATPKPVKQKVTTFNEGDYVEYTKREAPSISLTFNRGSNIVETHAQQHQRWLDETSQLLIQQRLEAVFNDAALPTQWIASDSLEMGALLYSSTSIGFPVGSREVTQQKLLSTLASLRDYGVSEAEIVGEQHYYQNLLNNIEHDWDKEDGVDHANNKASALVTGRIVQSQKDYQASMGAFIANFSLEAINDNINSILSGDYFMIIGMNETENRAAINNSLESLKATYRQMGSAPLTAATGSAFAVPSSQGDIVLVEQTSVDPYIQKWTLSNGIDMWYLRDSLANDDVGVMYMSLGGKAALDPSLYPAVEVALPTFARSGVGDLTGSELHAYLDRENIQADSFIGNTRHGVEFNIPKDGLKDAFAALYTFITAPKINPEQLEAVKQEFVQGQESFLRSPAGQFERAINQNIYRQESRHRFVDKARVEAVSVEDIRTVHQQLFGQLRRNQLVVVGDIDPSKLKPLVQQYLASIPLEKAAVPDFKMAYKEPAQARIDLAINNVNSAEYILRVISEPSVEVKMSAKDVFMEDLLQRLLATRLDTYIREELSLDYSPYAYIASQDSELSSEWVIGAMIAPESIDEVEVAIDKVIVDLLQGVSQDEMRAVVKQFEADFTPLEVSSIDQAWYLSRYLLHGYGVEALSQVKGVARSISTEEMNDLIQRVFGENSRKVKNIMRPKA; encoded by the coding sequence ATGAAAACATATTATTTAGCGACGGCATTATGCCTTGCCTTAGTTGGCTGTAGCTCAACATCAAAAACGAATGAAACCTTCATCCAACCGGATCCGGCTTGGACTTCAGGCCAACTAGAGAATGGCTTTACCTACCATGTCTACCCTGATCATGAAGCGCCTGTTTCTGTTCGTTTAGTTGTGCATGCGGGTTCGATTCAAGAGACGTATCAACAAGAGGGTTATGCACACTTCGTTGAACACATGGCATTCAATGGCAGTAAGAATTTCTCTCAAAACGATGTGATTGCTCTATTTGAAGATGCTGGCGCTAGTTTTGGTGCTGATATCAATGCCTACACCTCTTATGAAGAGACGGTATATCAGCTAGACTTGCCCGATAACGTCCAATTACAGTCAGCCCTAACGTGGATGCGAGACATCGGTGATGGATTGGATCTCACCAGTTCAGAAGTTGAAAAAGAAAAAGGTGTGGTCCTTGGGGAGTTTCGCATGGCTCGCCTTGATGATAAGTCATTCCCAGAAGTGTTTTATGACCACTTTATTGAAGGTGGTCCGTATGAATCTCAAGATGCATTGGGAACGAAAGAGTCGGTTGTAAATGCCACTTCTCAAAGCCTAACTGATTTTTACCAGACTTGGTATCAACCTCAAATCGCAGAGCTTGTTGTTTCAGGTGATGTGGACATCGACACCGTGATCCCATTAATCGAAGCGAAGTTTTCTAGTTGGCAGCGTGGTGCAACGCCTAAACCCGTCAAACAGAAAGTCACTACTTTCAACGAAGGTGACTATGTTGAGTATACGAAGAGAGAAGCCCCAAGTATTTCACTGACGTTTAACCGAGGTTCAAACATCGTTGAAACTCACGCTCAACAGCACCAACGTTGGTTGGATGAAACCTCTCAATTACTGATTCAACAACGACTTGAGGCGGTATTTAATGATGCAGCATTGCCGACTCAATGGATAGCGTCAGACAGTCTTGAAATGGGTGCTCTGCTTTATTCATCAACCAGTATTGGGTTCCCTGTTGGAAGTCGTGAAGTGACTCAGCAAAAGCTGCTCTCTACGCTGGCGTCATTGCGTGATTACGGTGTTTCGGAAGCTGAAATTGTCGGTGAGCAACACTACTACCAAAACTTACTCAATAATATTGAGCATGACTGGGATAAAGAAGACGGTGTCGATCACGCGAACAACAAAGCAAGTGCTTTAGTGACTGGTCGAATCGTTCAATCACAGAAAGATTATCAGGCAAGTATGGGGGCTTTCATTGCCAACTTCAGTCTTGAAGCTATTAATGACAACATAAACAGCATACTTTCTGGTGATTATTTCATGATCATTGGCATGAATGAGACTGAAAACAGAGCCGCAATCAACAACTCGTTAGAGAGCTTAAAAGCCACTTATCGTCAGATGGGCAGCGCGCCGTTAACTGCAGCGACGGGGAGTGCCTTTGCAGTACCGAGTTCGCAAGGCGATATTGTGCTGGTTGAACAAACATCTGTCGACCCATACATCCAAAAATGGACGCTAAGTAATGGCATTGATATGTGGTACCTACGCGACTCACTGGCGAATGATGATGTTGGCGTAATGTACATGAGCTTGGGTGGAAAGGCCGCTTTGGATCCAAGCTTATACCCAGCGGTTGAGGTTGCATTACCTACTTTTGCTCGAAGTGGTGTGGGTGATTTGACCGGTTCTGAACTTCACGCGTATCTTGACCGTGAAAATATTCAAGCCGACTCTTTTATTGGCAACACTCGTCATGGTGTTGAATTTAATATCCCAAAAGATGGGCTTAAAGATGCGTTTGCTGCACTTTATACATTCATAACTGCGCCCAAAATTAATCCAGAGCAGTTAGAGGCGGTAAAGCAGGAATTTGTACAAGGTCAAGAGTCTTTCTTAAGAAGTCCGGCTGGCCAGTTTGAGCGTGCGATAAACCAAAATATTTATCGTCAAGAAAGCCGTCACCGCTTTGTCGATAAAGCGCGAGTTGAAGCAGTTTCTGTTGAAGATATCCGCACTGTTCACCAGCAATTGTTTGGTCAATTGAGACGCAATCAGTTGGTGGTCGTTGGTGATATTGATCCAAGTAAATTGAAGCCTTTGGTTCAGCAATATTTGGCTTCGATTCCGTTGGAAAAAGCTGCTGTGCCGGACTTTAAAATGGCTTATAAGGAACCCGCGCAAGCTCGTATTGATTTAGCCATCAACAATGTGAATAGCGCAGAGTACATCCTACGAGTTATCTCTGAGCCTAGCGTTGAAGTTAAAATGTCGGCAAAAGATGTTTTCATGGAAGACTTACTGCAACGCTTGTTGGCGACTCGTTTAGATACTTATATTCGTGAAGAGTTGAGTTTAGACTACTCGCCTTACGCGTATATAGCATCGCAAGATAGTGAGCTGTCGAGTGAATGGGTTATCGGTGCAATGATAGCGCCAGAAAGCATAGATGAAGTCGAAGTGGCGATTGATAAGGTGATTGTGGATCTTTTACAAGGTGTCTCGCAAGATGAAATGCGAGCGGTAGTAAAACAGTTTGAAGCGGATTTCACGCCTTTAGAGGTGAGTTCAATCGACCAAGCGTGGTATCTGTCTCGCTACCTACTTCATGGTTACGGTGTAGAAGCGTTATCTCAAGTTAAGGGCGTGGCGAGATCGATTTCCACTGAAGAGATGAATGATCTGATACAGCGTGTTTTTGGTGAAAATAGCCGCAAGGTTAAGAACATCATGCGTCCTAAAGCCTAA
- the secD gene encoding protein translocase subunit SecD encodes MTVKKRIPRKQINHYSKWKYVVLIATIIIMILSALPSWYGEDASVQISNRSEQTIDATQVTQYLAREGIQAKSAFQKDKRLVVILEDAEQQAKAKEVLNERFLDNATVALAMEPAAPKWLTDMGFAPIQLGLDLRGGVQFLLEVDMEPVYHAQAQAMVDEVTSQVRYARGKVVNNQVQFDFRTDADFEKAQKLIREQFPHWLRDRSDKSLTLTQSEEEQRTLRNLTVQQNLQIMRSRIEELGITEASIQRQGESRIRIELPGVQDPAAAKDVIGATASLAFYSVYDNATRNTQTLKDTDGNRVVVARKAVLSGEHIIDARSGIGEMGSAEVNITLDSSGGKKMSEFSRHNIGKPMATVYSEYSRDRAGNSKQDSEVISVANIQSQLSSRFRITGAGSLAEAQELALLLRAGSLTAPVTIIEERTIGPSLGAENVTNGFAALALGLGLTLTFMALWYRRLGWVANCALVVNMTTLFGLIALLPGAVLTLPGIAGLVLTVGMAVDTNVLIFERIRDKMKEGRSFASSIDRGFDSAFSSIFDANVTTMIVAVALYTIGNGPIQGFALTLGLGLLTSMFTGIFASRAIINLVWGRDQRHDVRI; translated from the coding sequence TTGACTGTGAAAAAACGCATTCCAAGAAAACAAATTAACCACTACTCAAAGTGGAAATACGTGGTTCTTATCGCCACCATCATCATCATGATCCTAAGCGCTCTACCTTCTTGGTATGGCGAAGATGCCTCGGTTCAAATCAGTAACCGTTCCGAGCAGACGATCGACGCTACTCAAGTGACGCAATACCTTGCGAGAGAAGGCATCCAAGCCAAATCTGCATTTCAAAAAGACAAACGTTTAGTCGTGATCTTAGAAGATGCGGAGCAACAAGCGAAAGCCAAAGAGGTGCTTAATGAGCGCTTCCTCGACAACGCGACGGTTGCGCTTGCTATGGAGCCTGCAGCACCTAAATGGCTGACTGACATGGGCTTTGCGCCGATTCAGTTAGGTCTTGATTTACGTGGTGGTGTGCAGTTCTTATTAGAAGTGGACATGGAACCGGTTTACCACGCACAAGCGCAAGCGATGGTCGATGAGGTGACCAGTCAGGTGCGTTATGCGCGCGGTAAAGTGGTCAACAACCAAGTTCAGTTTGATTTCCGTACCGACGCCGATTTCGAAAAAGCACAAAAGCTGATTCGTGAACAGTTCCCACATTGGCTACGTGATCGTTCAGATAAGTCACTGACGTTAACTCAGTCTGAAGAAGAGCAAAGAACGCTACGCAATCTAACCGTTCAACAAAACCTGCAAATCATGCGCAGCCGTATTGAAGAATTAGGCATCACAGAAGCATCGATTCAACGCCAAGGTGAAAGCCGTATCCGTATCGAGTTACCGGGTGTACAAGACCCTGCTGCAGCGAAAGACGTGATTGGTGCTACGGCTTCACTAGCGTTCTATTCGGTGTACGACAATGCAACTCGCAATACTCAAACGCTAAAAGATACAGATGGCAACCGTGTCGTTGTCGCTCGCAAAGCAGTATTGAGCGGTGAACACATTATCGATGCTCGTAGTGGCATTGGTGAGATGGGCAGCGCAGAAGTAAACATTACCCTAGATTCTTCTGGTGGTAAGAAAATGTCTGAGTTTTCACGCCATAACATCGGTAAGCCAATGGCAACCGTGTACAGCGAATACAGTCGTGATAGAGCGGGCAACAGCAAGCAAGACAGTGAAGTGATCAGTGTGGCAAATATCCAGTCTCAACTGAGTAGTCGTTTCAGAATTACTGGTGCTGGCAGTTTGGCTGAAGCGCAAGAGCTTGCGTTACTGCTGCGTGCGGGGTCATTGACTGCGCCAGTGACCATCATTGAAGAACGTACCATTGGCCCATCTTTGGGTGCGGAAAACGTAACTAACGGCTTTGCTGCTTTGGCACTTGGCCTTGGCCTTACGCTAACGTTTATGGCGCTATGGTACCGTCGCTTAGGTTGGGTTGCGAACTGTGCATTGGTGGTTAACATGACCACATTGTTTGGTTTGATTGCCTTGCTACCGGGTGCGGTTTTAACTCTACCAGGTATTGCGGGCTTAGTACTGACCGTCGGTATGGCGGTGGACACTAACGTGCTTATCTTCGAACGTATTCGAGACAAGATGAAAGAAGGCCGCAGCTTTGCTAGCTCCATCGATCGTGGTTTTGACAGTGCGTTCTCTTCTATTTTCGATGCTAACGTCACCACCATGATCGTTGCTGTGGCTCTATATACCATTGGTAATGGACCGATTCAGGGCTTCGCTCTGACACTGGGCTTAGGCCTTCTAACCAGTATGTTCACGGGCATTTTTGCTTCACGAGCGATCATCAATTTGGTTTGGGGGCGTGACCAACGCCACGATGTAAGAATTTAA
- the secF gene encoding protein translocase subunit SecF codes for MSISNMTISNSSMTRLRKVMSVISIVLFMSSVMLVAVKGFNWGLDFTGGVVAEVQLSDQVTKDALKTKLDTAFQQDVQVVGMAEQDRWTIRYSQLTDAPQPNLVDALSSVSDQVKVLNSSVVGPQVGQDMVDQGGLAVLVCFLMIMLYLSVRFEWRLALGALAAIIYDVTLILGLFAFTQFEFNLTVLAAVLAILGYSLNDSIIIADRVREMLRGNPNGDTDNLLNESVKATFSRTMVTSGTTLITVSALWLLGGAALQGFAIALVVGIVSGTWSSISVGITLPKLLGLQPCHYQVKPVVEVEGEYP; via the coding sequence ATGAGTATTTCAAATATGACTATTTCAAACAGCAGCATGACTCGCCTTCGTAAGGTGATGTCTGTGATTTCTATTGTGCTGTTCATGAGCTCTGTGATGCTGGTGGCAGTGAAAGGTTTTAACTGGGGCTTGGACTTTACTGGCGGTGTGGTTGCCGAGGTTCAGCTCTCTGATCAAGTAACCAAAGATGCGTTAAAAACCAAACTTGATACGGCTTTCCAACAAGACGTACAAGTGGTTGGTATGGCAGAACAGGATCGCTGGACAATTCGTTACAGTCAACTGACAGACGCTCCACAGCCAAACTTAGTGGATGCTTTGTCATCTGTGAGTGACCAAGTAAAAGTGCTGAACAGCAGCGTGGTTGGCCCTCAAGTGGGTCAAGACATGGTTGACCAAGGTGGCTTGGCGGTATTGGTGTGTTTCCTAATGATCATGCTGTACCTGAGTGTACGATTTGAATGGCGTTTGGCGTTGGGTGCTCTTGCTGCGATCATCTATGACGTGACGCTTATCTTAGGTTTGTTCGCTTTTACTCAGTTTGAGTTCAACCTGACTGTATTAGCGGCCGTGCTAGCGATTCTCGGTTACTCATTGAATGACTCGATCATCATTGCTGACCGTGTTCGTGAAATGCTGCGCGGCAATCCAAACGGTGATACTGACAACCTGCTTAACGAATCAGTTAAAGCGACCTTCTCACGCACCATGGTGACTTCAGGAACAACGCTAATCACCGTATCTGCGCTTTGGCTACTGGGTGGCGCTGCGCTGCAAGGTTTTGCTATTGCACTCGTTGTGGGTATTGTCAGCGGTACGTGGTCCTCTATTTCAGTAGGCATCACCCTACCTAAATTACTTGGATTGCAGCCTTGTCACTATCAGGTGAAACCAGTAGTAGAAGTTGAGGGTGAGTATCCTTAG